A genome region from Candidatus Abyssobacteria bacterium SURF_5 includes the following:
- a CDS encoding nuclear transport factor 2 family protein, whose protein sequence is MEPTAAALAEKLRDAYNNFAADEPETLDLFSQDVVYTDPRFPPFEGKEALRNYLQQLAGENRALQVAWEFTNLISEGEHAAVEWKVRSGVDFGGKPLEFSGAAFFRARAGKICYYRGYWDTSILQRLME, encoded by the coding sequence ATGGAACCGACCGCAGCCGCTTTGGCCGAAAAGCTCCGGGACGCATACAATAATTTTGCGGCGGACGAGCCGGAGACACTCGACCTCTTTTCTCAAGACGTCGTCTACACCGATCCGCGCTTTCCGCCGTTCGAGGGAAAAGAGGCGCTGAGGAACTACCTCCAACAGCTTGCGGGCGAGAACCGCGCGCTCCAGGTCGCGTGGGAGTTCACCAACCTCATTTCCGAAGGCGAGCACGCCGCAGTCGAGTGGAAGGTCAGGAGCGGCGTCGACTTTGGCGGGAAACCGCTCGAATTTTCAGGCGCCGCCTTCTTCCGGGCGCGCGCCGGCAAGATATGCTATTACCGCGGCTACTGGGACACGTCGATCCTGCAACGACTGATGGAATAA
- a CDS encoding cyclohexanecarboxyl-CoA dehydrogenase yields MEGQERRRLWRETARIFRRRLLPGARRQDMLLPRLLGHVDPATTDGITANGGFSPRENVMLDFSFTEEQELLRKMLRQFSLNELLPHYGCWDKTRQYPHEQIRKTLALVNPYGNNWRKAAEHPDLIAAGIVAEEIGRGDFNCVLPSLSPFILNFFLAEASEELKERWFPGLMAGEKVIGLCLTEPNAGSDLASMRSSARRDGDEYVLNGEKNSVSFVNADVFYVFARTGSESTGYRGISAFLVPRETEGLTFSEYNDMGCKAVPRGQLFMTDARVPAAAMVGSEGNAFKMIMKYLDINRAFIGLMCLGAAAQTLDETIRYVKEKQAFGLPIGRFQGVAFPIAEAATLLEMARLLCYKILWKRQNGLACALEGAMAKWWAPKTCVEVIHECLLLHGHYGYTDEFPIEQRLRDVIGWQIGDGTPQIQKLIISRLLLGKDFGPAV; encoded by the coding sequence GTGGAAGGTCAGGAGCGGCGTCGACTTTGGCGGGAAACCGCTCGAATTTTCAGGCGCCGCCTTCTTCCGGGCGCGCGCCGGCAAGATATGCTATTACCGCGGCTACTGGGACACGTCGATCCTGCAACGACTGATGGAATAACGGCAAACGGGGGGTTTTCCCCGCGGGAGAACGTCATGCTGGATTTCTCATTCACGGAAGAGCAGGAATTACTGAGGAAGATGCTGAGGCAGTTTTCGCTCAACGAGTTGCTGCCGCATTACGGCTGCTGGGATAAGACCAGGCAATACCCGCACGAGCAAATCAGGAAAACGCTTGCGCTCGTGAATCCGTATGGCAACAACTGGCGGAAGGCCGCGGAACATCCCGATCTGATTGCGGCCGGAATCGTCGCCGAGGAGATCGGACGCGGCGACTTCAACTGTGTTCTGCCGAGTCTGAGCCCGTTCATCCTGAACTTCTTTCTTGCCGAGGCTTCCGAAGAGCTGAAGGAGCGCTGGTTTCCCGGACTGATGGCGGGCGAGAAGGTGATCGGGCTGTGTCTGACCGAGCCCAATGCCGGCTCGGACCTGGCATCGATGCGCTCGAGCGCGCGACGCGACGGGGACGAATACGTGTTGAACGGCGAAAAAAACTCCGTCAGCTTCGTGAACGCCGATGTTTTCTACGTTTTCGCGCGCACCGGGTCTGAATCGACGGGTTATCGCGGCATCAGCGCGTTTCTGGTGCCGCGCGAGACCGAGGGTCTCACTTTCTCTGAGTATAACGATATGGGCTGTAAAGCGGTGCCGCGCGGGCAACTGTTCATGACGGACGCTCGCGTTCCGGCCGCCGCGATGGTTGGGTCCGAGGGGAACGCATTCAAGATGATCATGAAGTACCTCGACATCAACCGCGCATTCATCGGGTTGATGTGTCTCGGGGCGGCCGCGCAAACGCTCGATGAAACCATCCGGTACGTCAAGGAGAAGCAGGCGTTCGGCCTTCCCATCGGCAGATTTCAGGGAGTTGCCTTCCCGATAGCCGAGGCGGCAACGCTGCTCGAAATGGCCCGTCTTCTGTGTTACAAGATTCTCTGGAAGCGGCAAAATGGGCTGGCGTGCGCGCTCGAAGGTGCAATGGCGAAGTGGTGGGCGCCGAAAACGTGCGTCGAAGTTATCCATGAATGCCTGCTGCTGCATGGACATTACGGGTACACCGACGAGTTCCCGATCGAGCAGCGCCTGCGCGACGTCATCGGCTGGCAGATCGGCGACGGCACCCCGCAGATACAGAAGCTCATTATCTCGCGCCTGCTGTTGGGAAAAGATTTCGGGCCGGCGGTATGA
- a CDS encoding carboxymuconolactone decarboxylase family protein, translated as MQENLDDVVRKTATERMTEQRVANLQELMTYFDPELAADIGGFILGKLYSRSVIPWKTRQLCAIAALSVLYRPEQLRGHIIYALQAGATKEEIGEVIVQMAIYGGFPAAIEALKVAKEVIEQRV; from the coding sequence ATGCAAGAGAACCTCGATGATGTGGTGCGAAAGACGGCGACCGAGCGAATGACCGAGCAGCGGGTGGCCAACCTGCAGGAGTTGATGACGTATTTTGATCCGGAACTTGCCGCGGATATCGGCGGGTTTATCCTGGGCAAGCTCTATTCGCGCAGCGTCATCCCCTGGAAAACGCGCCAATTGTGCGCGATTGCGGCGCTGAGCGTGCTGTACAGGCCCGAACAACTGCGGGGGCATATCATCTATGCGCTCCAGGCGGGGGCTACAAAGGAGGAGATCGGCGAAGTGATCGTGCAGATGGCTATCTACGGCGGATTTCCTGCCGCCATTGAAGCGCTGAAAGTAGCCAAGGAGGTTATCGAGCAGCGAGTCTGA
- a CDS encoding DUF3488 domain-containing protein has translation MNIRLHLKICAYLLALIGLWSVTYTDYFSIVWPSASTLLVLAGWFYEGPRRHQTAYRRMWMVIGLLMLLSFPVNMVYTRSLLLPAVHLSIFAQAYSLLNVKNERAYRRILTISFAQILASTNLTTDLRFGVLISAYCLAATYFVLLMFILTGIQKGGASDGRAPGKEAIPQGLFLFSVVLAAALIPLTLTFFYSMPRLRYALIARNNPIDSLNQMRVARQRTGFTKIVELGTYGRVQEDQTLALRVEVPAAQGRPLETRMRWRGGALNIYDGVAWSSSRDHFRYFNGRKWNVTNKNMGSIFPRMNSQFIADDDYALDRIEQLDASPELLKQVFYLEIPFSESLFAAGDIKVIQGPFRYGVARDFNSSFYINNRQALPDLISYTVYSSADQPTAEQLGNVSWEDLQTFTQSGRYGNYIRRSFLQLPPSLNPQVRQLAEDVTRNYSKPYDKIVALRRFLETNYTYSLDLQKPLNDDPLYDFLFISKSGHCEYFATAMTIMCRAVGIPARLARGFQQGAWNEAGSFYEVRQKDSHAWVEVLFPQYGWAEFDPSPRAVADDYFESRRSVMAKMMSKQLLRMRIFWRQNVIGYNEARRMRLLGEAAEFTRNLPRLLAQLIGHGGKAVRNLSGMTLFSLILVLAMSLVLFRILRKFGHKIPPRLRFLTSLSRNGNGAAFYGKMLKLLEKRKIVKPLHLTPFEFLELPALREHPRHSDIETLTSLYYRTRYGGRALVDEEIAAVHDILAGLRHANGHTSTAPRNGGS, from the coding sequence ATGAATATCCGACTGCACCTGAAAATCTGCGCATACCTGCTCGCGCTGATCGGATTGTGGTCGGTGACATACACCGATTATTTCTCCATCGTCTGGCCGTCGGCGTCTACTCTCCTTGTGCTCGCAGGATGGTTTTATGAAGGCCCGCGAAGACACCAGACCGCCTATCGCCGCATGTGGATGGTCATCGGTCTTCTCATGCTGCTGTCATTCCCGGTGAATATGGTCTACACGCGCTCGCTGCTGTTGCCGGCGGTGCATCTCTCGATTTTCGCGCAGGCGTATTCGCTGCTGAACGTGAAAAACGAAAGGGCCTACCGCCGGATCCTCACGATCAGTTTCGCGCAAATTCTCGCATCCACCAATCTCACTACCGACCTGCGGTTCGGCGTCCTGATCAGCGCCTATTGCCTCGCCGCAACATATTTCGTTCTCCTGATGTTTATTCTGACCGGAATACAGAAGGGAGGGGCATCCGACGGGCGCGCGCCGGGTAAAGAGGCGATTCCGCAGGGGCTGTTCCTGTTTTCGGTTGTGCTGGCGGCCGCACTGATCCCTTTGACGCTTACGTTCTTCTACAGCATGCCGCGGCTGCGCTACGCCTTGATCGCGCGGAACAACCCGATCGATTCGCTCAACCAGATGCGGGTCGCTCGCCAGCGAACCGGCTTCACCAAGATCGTCGAGCTCGGAACCTACGGGCGCGTGCAGGAAGACCAGACGCTCGCGCTGCGGGTCGAAGTTCCCGCTGCGCAGGGGCGCCCGCTCGAGACGCGCATGAGATGGCGAGGCGGCGCGTTGAATATCTATGACGGCGTCGCCTGGAGCTCGAGCCGCGACCATTTCCGCTATTTCAACGGCAGGAAGTGGAACGTCACCAATAAGAACATGGGCTCGATCTTCCCGCGGATGAATAGCCAATTCATCGCAGACGATGATTATGCCCTGGATCGGATTGAACAATTGGATGCGTCGCCCGAGCTGCTCAAGCAGGTTTTCTATCTGGAAATCCCGTTCTCAGAGAGCCTGTTCGCAGCCGGTGACATCAAGGTGATCCAGGGACCCTTCAGGTACGGCGTCGCCCGTGACTTCAATTCCTCGTTTTACATCAATAACAGGCAGGCGCTTCCCGACCTTATCAGCTACACCGTCTATTCCTCGGCGGATCAGCCGACAGCCGAACAGCTCGGAAACGTCTCCTGGGAAGACCTCCAGACATTCACCCAGTCGGGGAGATACGGCAACTACATCCGCAGATCATTCCTGCAACTGCCGCCAAGTTTAAACCCTCAGGTCAGACAGTTGGCCGAAGATGTCACCAGGAATTACAGCAAGCCATATGATAAAATCGTCGCTCTCCGGAGATTTCTCGAAACCAATTACACCTACAGCCTCGATCTGCAAAAACCGCTCAACGACGATCCCCTTTATGATTTTCTTTTTATCAGCAAGAGCGGACACTGCGAATATTTCGCGACTGCGATGACTATCATGTGCCGCGCTGTCGGCATTCCCGCGCGTCTGGCACGCGGATTTCAGCAAGGGGCATGGAATGAGGCCGGCAGCTTTTATGAAGTGCGCCAGAAGGACAGCCACGCATGGGTCGAAGTGCTCTTCCCGCAATATGGCTGGGCGGAATTCGATCCGTCACCGCGCGCAGTCGCCGACGATTACTTTGAAAGCCGCCGCTCGGTGATGGCGAAAATGATGTCGAAACAACTGCTGAGGATGCGGATTTTCTGGCGGCAGAACGTCATCGGGTACAATGAGGCAAGGCGGATGCGCCTCCTCGGCGAGGCCGCCGAGTTCACTCGAAACCTGCCTCGGCTATTGGCTCAACTGATCGGTCACGGTGGGAAGGCGGTTCGAAACCTCAGCGGAATGACGCTCTTTTCCCTCATTCTTGTGCTGGCAATGTCGCTGGTGCTCTTCCGCATTCTCAGGAAGTTCGGACACAAGATCCCGCCGCGCCTTCGCTTCCTGACGTCGTTGAGCCGGAACGGCAATGGCGCCGCCTTCTACGGCAAAATGCTGAAACTGCTCGAGAAAAGAAAAATCGTGAAACCGCTGCACCTGACGCCGTTCGAATTCCTCGAGCTGCCGGCCTTGCGCGAGCACCCGAGGCATTCGGATATCGAAACGCTCACTTCGTTGTACTACCGTACCCGCTATGGAGGCCGCGCGCTCGTCGATGAGGAAATCGCCGCTGTTCACGACATCCTCGCCGGTTTGAGACACGCCAATGGACACACCTCCACCGCACCGCGCAACGGCGGATCGTGA
- a CDS encoding DUF58 domain-containing protein encodes MMHPAKQNKARVFSTMSGETIVFLVLFFSIALAGFNSGNNLLYLVSGVMLAGILVSAAAGYLNLARVSVSRRLPPYVFSDQACRMILEVTNRKKRFHSYGVKIVDGSAQERAVFVPFVRKNEKYTTEIKLQFGRRGLYRFDSIIISSRFPWGLFDLKRKKSGQQDLIVYPAIYEIRRIISGSSRIRDEFPQFTKGPGSGLYGVREYRHGEDISNISWKLSAKMDKLIVRETEAEERRRVCIVFDNVLDDFSEAGLESFERTVSAAASVIWYLCRNGYVVKLVTRDRIIPYGGGSEQMHKMLIVLALIEPVSPEDTGYTPDKRLLEGGTGVLVRNSRAKQAPRPADKDFAVIISEAAGGISR; translated from the coding sequence ATGATGCACCCAGCGAAACAGAATAAAGCCCGCGTCTTCAGTACGATGTCGGGTGAGACCATCGTTTTCCTCGTATTATTCTTCTCGATCGCGCTCGCCGGATTCAACAGCGGAAACAACCTGCTTTATTTGGTATCGGGTGTCATGCTCGCCGGCATCCTCGTTTCGGCGGCGGCCGGTTATCTCAACCTTGCTCGCGTATCGGTCTCCCGCCGTCTTCCCCCTTATGTCTTCTCGGATCAGGCGTGCAGGATGATCCTCGAGGTCACGAACCGGAAAAAGCGGTTTCATTCTTACGGTGTCAAAATTGTCGACGGTTCCGCCCAGGAACGGGCGGTCTTTGTTCCCTTCGTGAGAAAGAATGAGAAATATACCACCGAAATCAAGCTTCAGTTCGGCCGCAGGGGCCTCTACCGTTTCGACTCGATCATCATCAGCTCGCGCTTCCCGTGGGGATTGTTCGATCTAAAACGAAAAAAGAGCGGACAGCAGGATCTCATCGTATATCCCGCCATCTATGAGATTCGCCGCATAATCAGCGGCTCGAGCCGCATCCGCGACGAATTCCCTCAATTCACGAAAGGTCCCGGCAGCGGCCTGTATGGCGTGCGCGAATATCGCCACGGCGAGGACATCTCGAATATCTCGTGGAAGCTGTCGGCGAAAATGGATAAGCTGATTGTGCGCGAAACCGAGGCCGAGGAAAGACGAAGGGTCTGCATCGTTTTCGATAACGTCCTTGACGATTTCTCCGAGGCTGGATTGGAAAGCTTCGAGCGGACTGTAAGCGCGGCCGCCTCGGTTATCTGGTATCTCTGCCGCAACGGGTACGTCGTGAAACTGGTGACGCGCGACAGGATCATTCCGTACGGCGGCGGCAGTGAACAGATGCACAAGATGCTGATCGTGCTGGCGCTCATCGAACCCGTTAGTCCGGAAGATACCGGATATACGCCGGACAAGAGGCTCCTCGAGGGCGGGACCGGAGTCCTCGTGAGGAACTCGCGCGCGAAGCAGGCTCCGCGGCCGGCGGATAAGGATTTTGCGGTGATCATTTCTGAGGCAGCGGGGGGGATTTCCCGATGA
- a CDS encoding MoxR family ATPase: MNVKGFEKATESIEALERNISSVIFGKQKAVRLALSALLAKGHLLIEDVPGIGKTTLARAIAKSIDCAFQRIQFTSDLLPSDIIGVTIYNQHTHQFEFKSGPIFSNVILADEINRTTPKTQSCLLEAMNDLQVSVDGITYHLPEPFLVLATQNPIEFHGTYPLPESQLDRFMLKIRMGYPPGEDERKMVTGQKITAPIDELQPVIHAKDVCVMQNMATEVAVESRLVDYLMEIVDATRHSPAIEFGVSPRGAMSFYRAAQAHAFVSGRDYCIPDDIKELAIPCLSHRIIPATRLEVDGPRTEIAERAVLEVINRIPVPL, from the coding sequence ATGAATGTCAAGGGTTTTGAAAAAGCTACTGAATCAATCGAGGCGCTGGAGCGAAACATCTCGTCGGTCATCTTCGGGAAACAAAAAGCCGTGCGGCTGGCGCTTTCGGCGTTGCTGGCGAAGGGTCATCTTCTCATCGAGGATGTGCCCGGAATCGGGAAAACCACGCTTGCCCGCGCCATTGCGAAGTCCATCGACTGCGCATTCCAGCGCATTCAATTTACAAGCGATCTTCTGCCTTCCGACATTATCGGCGTCACCATCTATAATCAGCACACGCATCAATTCGAATTCAAGTCGGGACCGATATTCTCGAACGTGATCCTCGCGGACGAAATCAACCGCACGACGCCCAAAACGCAGAGCTGCCTGCTCGAGGCGATGAACGACCTGCAGGTGTCGGTCGACGGGATCACCTATCACCTGCCCGAGCCGTTCCTGGTGCTGGCCACGCAGAACCCGATCGAGTTTCACGGCACCTATCCGCTTCCCGAGTCCCAGCTCGACCGCTTCATGCTGAAGATCCGGATGGGATATCCGCCGGGCGAAGATGAGCGCAAAATGGTGACCGGCCAGAAAATCACCGCGCCGATCGATGAGCTTCAGCCCGTGATCCATGCGAAGGACGTGTGCGTGATGCAGAACATGGCGACCGAAGTCGCGGTCGAGAGCCGGCTTGTCGATTACCTGATGGAAATCGTTGACGCAACGCGTCATTCTCCCGCAATTGAATTCGGCGTCAGCCCCCGCGGCGCGATGAGCTTTTATCGGGCCGCGCAGGCGCATGCCTTTGTTTCCGGGCGCGATTATTGCATCCCGGATGACATAAAGGAACTGGCGATTCCCTGTCTTTCCCATCGCATCATTCCCGCGACGCGCCTTGAGGTCGATGGGCCGCGCACTGAAATCGCCGAACGCGCCGTCCTCGAAGTAATCAACCGCATCCCGGTTCCGCTCTGA
- the alr gene encoding alanine racemase, which yields MERCRPTRAIIDLGALRHNVAQIRSRAGQTVSVLAVVKADAYGHGAVEVARTCAAAGASMLGVALVEEGASLRLAGLRLPILVQCCVHPDEIEFALRNDLTVTAPSLEFVQQVSAAAARLGCVAPVHIDIDTGMGRIGFAASRAVEEIVELVRLPNLRIEGVYTHFATSEIEDDPGTLAQLDLFRKIAKELASRGIKPGYVHAANSGAILNCPQAHLNLVRPGLILYGVYPGQNLKQKLDVWPVLALETAVTFLKSACAGATFGYGRTFTASGEMKVATLNVGYADGYPWRLSNKASVLIRGKRAAVVGRVSMDQVLIDVTQVPSVGIGERVVLLGRDGEDRITAENLAEWAGTIPYEILCGISKRVPRMYVGECETS from the coding sequence ATGGAAAGATGCCGCCCTACAAGGGCGATCATAGACCTTGGAGCGCTCAGACATAATGTGGCGCAAATCCGAAGCCGTGCAGGACAAACCGTTTCAGTCCTGGCGGTGGTGAAGGCCGATGCCTATGGACATGGCGCCGTCGAGGTCGCCCGCACATGCGCGGCGGCCGGCGCATCAATGCTCGGGGTGGCTTTGGTCGAGGAGGGTGCAAGTCTTCGGCTGGCAGGCCTTCGCCTTCCCATCCTGGTGCAATGCTGCGTGCATCCGGATGAAATCGAGTTCGCTCTCAGAAATGACCTCACTGTGACGGCGCCTTCTCTGGAGTTTGTGCAACAGGTTTCCGCGGCGGCCGCACGGCTGGGGTGCGTGGCTCCTGTCCACATCGACATCGATACCGGGATGGGCCGGATCGGTTTTGCGGCAAGCAGGGCCGTTGAAGAGATCGTCGAGCTGGTGCGGCTCCCGAACCTGCGCATCGAGGGCGTATACACGCACTTCGCGACGTCCGAGATCGAAGACGATCCGGGCACGCTCGCCCAATTGGATCTGTTCCGGAAGATAGCAAAGGAACTCGCGTCGCGCGGCATCAAGCCCGGGTACGTACATGCCGCCAATAGCGGAGCAATCCTGAACTGCCCTCAGGCGCATCTTAATCTGGTCAGGCCGGGCCTGATCTTGTATGGTGTATATCCCGGCCAGAATTTGAAGCAAAAGCTGGATGTATGGCCCGTTCTCGCTCTGGAGACGGCGGTTACCTTTCTCAAATCGGCCTGTGCCGGCGCCACTTTCGGATACGGGCGCACGTTCACCGCTTCAGGCGAGATGAAGGTCGCGACGCTGAATGTCGGCTATGCCGACGGCTATCCGTGGCGCCTTTCCAATAAAGCCTCTGTCCTCATCCGCGGAAAGCGGGCGGCGGTGGTTGGCAGGGTGAGCATGGATCAGGTTCTGATCGACGTCACTCAGGTTCCGAGCGTCGGGATTGGTGAAAGAGTGGTGCTCTTGGGGCGCGACGGCGAAGATCGGATTACGGCCGAGAACCTGGCGGAATGGGCTGGCACCATCCCATACGAGATTCTCTGCGGCATCAGCAAACGGGTTCCGCGGATGTACGTGGGAGAGTGCGAGACGTCGTGA
- the mdh gene encoding malate dehydrogenase: protein MRKITMVGAGNVGATAVQHIAQKELCEQLVMIDVVEGLPQGKGLDMWESAPLLGSDTRVEGSNKMESMKDSDLVIITAGLARKPGMSRSDLLDKNAEIVRNIVENIVRYAPEAIIILVTNPLDVVTYLAYRVSGFNRSRVFGMAGVLDSARLRSFVAMELGVSIKDTQALVLGGHGDSMLPLPRYTTVAGVPITELMDGATIARLVDRTRKAGGEIVNLLKAGSAYYSPGASVAEMVESVARNKKRLLPCAAVLEGEYGLKDICAGVPVLLGQNGIEKIIEISLEPPEAEAMKKSAEEVRKDIQRLKF, encoded by the coding sequence ATGAGGAAAATCACCATGGTCGGGGCAGGAAACGTGGGCGCGACGGCCGTGCAGCATATCGCCCAGAAAGAACTGTGCGAACAGCTCGTCATGATTGATGTTGTGGAGGGCCTCCCTCAGGGAAAGGGCCTGGATATGTGGGAATCGGCTCCGCTGCTCGGGTCGGATACACGGGTCGAGGGCAGCAACAAGATGGAGTCAATGAAGGACTCGGACCTGGTGATCATCACCGCCGGCCTTGCCCGAAAGCCTGGCATGTCGCGTTCGGACCTGCTCGACAAGAATGCGGAAATCGTCCGCAACATTGTCGAGAACATCGTCCGATATGCGCCCGAAGCGATCATCATTCTGGTGACAAATCCGCTCGATGTGGTCACATACCTCGCCTACCGCGTTTCCGGCTTCAACAGGTCTCGCGTTTTCGGAATGGCAGGCGTCCTCGATTCCGCTCGATTGCGAAGTTTTGTCGCGATGGAACTAGGCGTCAGCATAAAAGATACGCAGGCGCTGGTGCTCGGCGGTCACGGTGATTCAATGTTGCCTCTTCCGCGCTATACGACGGTCGCGGGTGTTCCCATCACAGAACTGATGGACGGGGCAACTATTGCGCGGCTGGTGGATCGAACCCGCAAAGCCGGCGGCGAGATCGTCAATCTGCTGAAAGCCGGCAGCGCCTACTACTCTCCCGGCGCTTCCGTCGCCGAAATGGTCGAGTCCGTAGCCAGGAACAAGAAGCGGCTGCTTCCATGCGCCGCCGTTCTTGAAGGGGAATATGGCCTGAAAGACATTTGCGCCGGCGTGCCGGTTCTGCTCGGACAGAATGGAATCGAGAAGATCATTGAAATATCTCTGGAACCTCCCGAAGCCGAGGCCATGAAAAAATCCGCCGAGGAAGTGAGGAAGGACATCCAGCGGCTGAAGTTTTAA
- the larA gene encoding nickel-dependent lactate racemase, whose protein sequence is MRLDLKYGRNELELELPVGLKCKIFRTKDMPIVKEPAAHIRQSLDDPIGAPPLRELVKGRKDACIVVSDATRPVPNREVLPPLIDKLQEAGMSPEKVSLLIATGIHRAPTPDELVEILGEEILRRYRIITHDARERTRIRRIGYTSSGTPIDINEFYLESDLKIVVGLVEPHFMAGYSGGRKSIAVGLTSVDAIRTLHGPAMLEQTGARNCELKSNPLQTELLEIAAAAGADMCVNVVLDSSRKIADVFTGDLALSHLKACDFAACYSTEPGTGLYDIVVTTAAGYPLDATYYQAVKGLVGALDILAPGGSIILAAECSHGLGSVEFREGLELLKQVGDHDRFIEYIAEPAHFHIDQWEVEMLVKVLRRARIYLYSEGLSEEEIDLSGATQINSVGTGMHLALADAGQKARVAVIPEGPYFIPLAAGG, encoded by the coding sequence ATGAGATTAGATTTGAAGTATGGGCGAAATGAACTCGAGCTGGAGTTACCGGTCGGATTGAAATGCAAGATATTTCGGACAAAGGACATGCCGATCGTCAAAGAACCCGCCGCTCATATCAGGCAGTCGCTGGACGATCCTATTGGCGCTCCTCCGCTTCGGGAGTTGGTCAAAGGAAGAAAAGACGCATGCATTGTGGTGTCTGACGCCACCCGGCCCGTGCCCAACCGAGAGGTGCTGCCCCCCCTCATTGATAAGCTGCAAGAGGCGGGCATGTCGCCGGAGAAGGTCTCTCTTTTAATCGCGACCGGCATCCATCGTGCGCCGACACCCGATGAACTGGTGGAGATACTGGGAGAGGAAATATTAAGGCGTTATCGAATCATAACCCACGACGCGCGCGAGCGCACTCGGATTCGGCGAATCGGCTACACCTCCAGCGGAACGCCGATTGATATCAACGAGTTCTATCTTGAAAGCGACCTGAAAATAGTGGTTGGGCTGGTCGAGCCCCATTTCATGGCGGGATATTCCGGCGGCCGGAAATCGATCGCGGTCGGATTGACTTCTGTTGATGCAATCCGGACGCTTCACGGGCCGGCCATGCTCGAACAGACCGGCGCGCGCAACTGCGAGCTGAAAAGCAACCCCCTGCAGACTGAACTGCTGGAAATAGCGGCCGCTGCGGGGGCGGATATGTGTGTGAACGTGGTGTTGGATTCGAGCCGCAAGATCGCAGATGTTTTTACCGGCGATCTGGCGCTCTCGCATCTGAAGGCATGCGATTTTGCGGCCTGTTACTCGACTGAGCCGGGAACCGGATTATACGACATTGTCGTCACAACCGCGGCGGGTTATCCGCTCGATGCGACATATTATCAAGCGGTTAAAGGGCTGGTGGGCGCACTGGATATTCTGGCGCCAGGCGGCAGTATTATCCTGGCCGCCGAATGTTCTCATGGTCTTGGCAGTGTTGAATTTCGAGAAGGCCTCGAACTACTGAAGCAGGTGGGAGATCATGATCGATTTATTGAATATATCGCCGAACCCGCCCATTTTCATATAGACCAGTGGGAAGTGGAGATGCTGGTAAAGGTACTGAGGAGAGCGAGGATCTATCTTTATTCGGAGGGGCTTTCCGAGGAGGAGATTGATCTCAGCGGAGCGACTCAAATCAATTCGGTCGGAACTGGTATGCATCTTGCTCTGGCGGATGCCGGGCAGAAAGCACGCGTGGCAGTAATCCCGGAGGGGCCGTATTTTATTCCTTTGGCGGCGGGAGGGTAA